The genomic DNA ACCGATGACGACAAGGTCCAGTCGTTCTTCGCCGACGAAGTACCCAGCGGGTGGTGCCGTTCGGCACTGTGGAATCGGTGTACAGGGCCGCAGTCTGGAGGGTGGTGAGCCGCGATCGTCGCGGGTATGCGCGTCGAGCGGCCCTCTGGTGGCCTTTGTGTCGGCATTTGTCGGCAACTCCGTCAACAACCCCGTTGTCAGATGCCGACCCGGATTCGCGTCGATAGGGAGAAGTTGTGGATGCACTCGTGATTGTCGTCGTAGTGCTCATCGTGACACTGATCGTGGGGTGGCTGTCGATTCGGGTGGTGACCCAGTACGAGAAGGGAGTTTTGTTCCGTCTCGGGCGGGTGATCGCGGTCAGGGAGCCTGGGTTGAGGTTCATCATTCCGGTGATCGATCGGCTGCGAAAGGTGTCGATGCGTATTGTCACTATGCCGATTCAATCGCAAGGCATCATCACCCGCGACAATGTCAGCGTAGATATCTCCGCTGTTGCCTACTTTCGTGTCGTCGACGCCGAGAAATCGGTCGTCGCGATCGAAAACGTCTACGCCGCAATCGACCAGATCGCCCAAACCACGCTCCGTAAAGTCGTCGGGCAGCACACTCTCGACCAAGCTCTGGCCGAGACCGACACGATCAATGCCGATATCCGGCAGATCCTCGACACGACCACTCTCGAGTGGGGTGTCGAAGTCACGCTGGTCGAGTTGAAGGACATTCAACTGCCCGACACCATGAAACGGGCGATGGCTCGCCAAGCCGAAGCCGAACGGGAGAAGCGAGCCAAGATCATTGCCGCCGAAGGCGAGTCCATGGCCGCCGCGGCACTCGGTGCTGCCTCCGACACCATGATGGCTCATCCGCTGGCCC from Nocardia higoensis includes the following:
- a CDS encoding SPFH domain-containing protein, producing the protein MIVVVVLIVTLIVGWLSIRVVTQYEKGVLFRLGRVIAVREPGLRFIIPVIDRLRKVSMRIVTMPIQSQGIITRDNVSVDISAVAYFRVVDAEKSVVAIENVYAAIDQIAQTTLRKVVGQHTLDQALAETDTINADIRQILDTTTLEWGVEVTLVELKDIQLPDTMKRAMARQAEAEREKRAKIIAAEGESMAAAALGAASDTMMAHPLALQLRNLQTLLELGVDKNTTVVFPAPLMSAIGDIGAFFARETTASTTLTRTTQPPPVSTPIRNGTASTAATAHTPDRP